From Carnobacterium alterfunditum DSM 5972:
ATCCCCTCCATCACACTTTTAACCGTTTGTTGCATTTTATTCATAGATACACTTAGTTTCCCTGTTTCATCTTTTTCTGTTATTTTTAACGGTTCTAAGCTGAGATCGCCCTCAGAAATACTTTGCATCCGTTTCATCACTACGTTAAGCGGTTTTGTAATATTGTTAGCTGTTAAATAGGCTACGAGTAAAGATAATAGCGCTACAAGGATCATGATACCTACACTGATGACCCTAACACGCTCACCATTTTCAATTACTTGTTGACCAATCACAGTAATATCTTTTTCACGTTCATCAGCTAGAGCAGAAAATCCTGCAACTAGTTCTCTTTCGATTGGCTGAGCTTGTTCGATCATAATTTCGCTGACTTTTTCCCGTTCCCCATTATCATAGGCTGTCAAAGCTTCATCAGTTAAAGTGCCCCATTCGATTTTCTTGCTGATCAAATCATTCAATTCTTCTGAATTGCTTAATTCCAAAGCTTGATTTTCTAATGCAATGCTTGCCGTTAGTTCATCTTCAAATTCCTGTCTGTATGATTCATCTTCATACAGCATGAATCCTCTCATAAGACTCGTGCGTTTGTTCATATTCACTGAAAGTTTTTCGTCAACGATCAGAAGTGCCATCTCTTTTTCTAATATATCCCTTATTGAATCATTTGTATTATTTACTGAGTTGATCGTATAAACACTTAATATAAGCATTAATCCGATTGTGATCATAAAACCCGCTAAAATTTTTGCTCGAATACTTTTCAACAAAATCCTTTTTTTCATTTGTTTACTCCTTCTTATCTATTAATGGGTTTAAACTGCCTAAATGACCGTTTAAACCCACTAAATTCCTTTTGTTATCTTTTTTACAGGTACCGTTATTAATATTAAATAAATCTATTTTTAATACTAGGCTTTAGATTTTAAATTCTGCGACCATCTCGGCTAAACCTTTAGCTAAGTCTGCAAGTTGTTCCGAATTCCCTGCAACTTCTTCCATAGAACTAGTGATTTCTTGTGAAGCAGCAGACGTCTCTTCGACACCAGCAGCAGATTCCTCTGAAACAGAAGCAATCTCTTCAATCGAACTATTCATGATCTCACTATTTACTTGGATACTTTCTAAATTATCAGATATGTCTTTGATGCCTTTTACCATTGTCGTAACAGAAGCATTAATTTGGTTAAAGGTATCTCCAGTCTTCTTGATTTGGCTGGTTCCCTCTTGAACTTCAGTGTAACCTGTTTGTAAAGAGTCGCTCACTCGTTTAGACTCAGTCTGGATTTTCTCAACAAATCCGGTAATATCAGAAATAGATACGGCAACTTGTTCAGCTAATTTACGGACTTCATCTGCGACCACTGCAAACCCTCTGCCGTGTTCACCAGCTCGTGCAGCTTCGATTGCAGCATTTAAAGCCAATAGGTTCGTTTGATCAGCAATTTTTTGGATGATCATAACTAAATTTGTGATTTCTTTTGTTTGGTTATCCAGTGTGGCCATTTTAAATACGGCATCCAACACAATTTCATCGATTTTAGCCATTTGACGGTTCGAATCTTCCATGTATTCCTTACCTTGAGTAGTCATGGATAACACACCCATTGAAGAGTCTTTGATTTTTTCGCCGCTTTTATTTGTGCTTTGGACCTTTTTAGTAAAATTACCCATCACAACGGATAAATTGCTTGCAGTTGTCGCTTGTGTTTCTGATCCAGTTGCCAATTCTTGCATTGTTATCGCAACTTGCTCAGAACCTGATTTCACTTCATTGGCAGATTGGGTAAGTTCATTACTGTTGTTGGTCAACATCTCTGAAGCTCTTTTTATGCCTTCCATAACTTCTTTTTCCATTACTTGCATTTGATTAATAGCCATAGCCAACTGTCCTGTTTCATCCTTGGCAGTTATTGCTAACGGTTCGGAGGTGAGATCACCATAAGCGATCGTCTGCATGCGTTCCATAACTTTTTTGATTGGTTTTGTGATCGAATTAGACGTTAATAAAGCAATCGTGATTCCAAGTATAATCACTAAAACACTAATGATGAACGTTAACATCAATGAGCTCTTACCTAGATTGGTCACCGATTGGGCTTGTGCATTGATAGAATCCATTCGTATATCTGATAGTTTTTCAAATTCTTTTATTAAATCATTTGAATAGGGCTCTACAGAAGAACGCAAATAACTGGCTGCTCCAGCTTCATCCCCACTGTCGTATCGTTCAAATACATCCGTAAGGACCATTGCTTCCCAATCTACGCTCCTATCGATCACTTCTTGGGTTTCTTTTTTAGTTGATAAAGCTAAAACTTGTTTTTCATACTTCTGACTTTTTTCAGTATATTGATCAAACAAATTTTTATATAGGCCATCTCCAAACAATATGTATCCTCTCGCTGCTGCGATCCTTTGCGAAATACTCAATGTCAATTGATCATTAGCTATCAAAAGTGTTAATTCTTCGTCGATCATTTGTTCTGTTTTATTATTTGTCTTTGAAATAGTTACGATCATTATCGTTGCTAATACAATAACTAGTAAAATAATTGTCATAAAAGCTAAGAGGATTTTAGTTTTTAAACTCTTAAAGTTCAATGCACTTTTTAACTTTGTTAGATCCCAGTTTTTAATATTCCATTTGCTTGAGGCGATATTTTTTTCTTCTATATTATTTTCCAACTACTTTTCACCCTTCCATTTCTGTTAAAAATAACTTGATTCATTTTTTACTCTTCGCATATCTTCTATTATATCGGTCTATTTTCAGAAAACTTTAGCCTAACTTTATGAATCTTTCAATCTAAATTTGACCACATAAAAAAGACAAGCTTAGCACCCTGAATCAATGCCCTAGCTTGTCTTTTTTATGATCTAACATCTTATAGAGCTGTCTTTTACATTATTACACAGCCACGTATTCTCCGAGCGAGATATCGTATTGGATCACGTCATCGCTTCTATTTTCATCCCAAATAATTTTACCTTGTTCTATTTCCACTACTCGATTACGAAATTTTTCTACAATACTACGATTGTGGGTGACCATTAAAATGGTCGTTCCTCTTTGATTGATGCGATAAAATAAACGCATGATCTCTAAAGCCGTTTTTGGATCTAAATTACCTGTTGGTTCATCCGCAATGATCAACTTAGGTGAATTAACGATTGCACGAGCGATCGACACGCGTTGTTGTTCTCCACCGGATAATTCGGTTGGTTTATCATTTGCCTTGTCTTCTAGATTAACATACCGCAAAGCTTGCATCACAAGCGGCCTGATTTCTTCTGGTTCAGTACCGATCACTTCTAATGCATACGCAATATTTTCAAAAACAGTACGGTCTAACAATAATTTGAAATCTTGAAAAACGATTCCAATCTGTCTTCTAAGTTTTGGGATATCTTTTCCCTTCATTTTAGAAAGCAGTTGACCACAAACTTCGATCTGACCTTTGTTTGCTGCTTCTTCTCGGTACAATAATTTTGCCAATGTTGATTTTCCAGAGCCGCTAGCTCCAACTAAATAAACAAACTCGCCATCTTCAATTGTTAGATCAACGCCTCGAAGAGCTTTTACTCCTTTAGAGTAGCTTTTAACAACATTCTTCATTCTAATCATGATCAATCACCCGATTTACCTCAAATTCTTTCCTGACGCTCGTTTTTGCGTCAACCCAAATCCGATAGTGTATGTGCCTAAAGATATATGTACCTTTTCCTGTTATTCGTCTAACTCTTATTGTTTAAATTGGTTGATGACCGAAGCCATTTCATCTGTTCCTTGTGCGACTTTAAGGTTCAATGAATATGACCGTTGTGCCAACATCATTTCAGTAATAGAAGAGGCTAAATCAACATTTGATGCTTCTAAATAATTTTGTTGGATCGTACCGTCTCCTGCTCCAAATGTCCCATCATAGCTGAATTTATTCTCTCCAACAGGCTGCATAGCATTCGTTCGAGTAGGATAAAATAAAGGGATCGTTCCAACCAGCGTACTGCCATTCTCTGAGTGGATCGTTACTTCACCATTCTCAGCAATGGATACATCTCCTTCAGGCCATTGGTTGGTTGGAATAGTTGCTTGGATCTCCAAAGTATCCCCATTACCGTTTGTGATCGATTTGTCTCCATTTACCTGAAAAGCTCCGTCTCGTGTCAAATACTGCTCGCCGTTTTCGCCGATCACCCCAAAGAACCCTTCTCCGGCAATAGCCAAGTGGTAATCGTTTGAATCGGAAACAAGTGAACCTTGTGCGAAGTTGGTAGAAGTAACAGCGCTCTTAGATCCGATCGCAATTCCTGAACCTTGAACAGTATCTGATAAGTATGAAGCTTCTGCGTTCATATCATTCAGCAACAACTCATTAAAACTGATATTCTTTGACTTATAACCAGTTGTATTGATATTTGCGATGTCATTTGATACTGCATCCATTTGATTTTGAATGGCATTCATGCCACTTTTACTAACACTTAACGGTATACTCATCTTCTCATCCTCCTAAACTTTCCCAACTTCATTGACTGCTTTTCTTAACGTTTCATCCGCTGCACTGAGGGCCTTTTGATTCGCTTCAAATGCTCTTGAAACTTGCATCAAGTTCGTGATCTCATCGACCGTTTCGACATTAGATGTTTCCAAGTAACTTTGTTGCACAACCGTGCCGCCAACTTGTGCTGTTGTGCCACCTTGCCCCGTATATAATGTGTCGCCAGCTCTTGTCAAGCTAGCCGTGTCTTCAAATTCAGTGATCATCAAACGGTTTCCCGTTCCAGCAATGTTGCCTCTGTTATCAATTGCAAAATCCGCTCCATTGACTTGGATAGGTGCCGATTGCCCATCAGCTGACACTCCCATGACGCGATAGCCTTCTTGCGTGACCAATTCTCCTGTATCGTTAACGTTGAAATTCCCGTTACGTGTGTAGGAAGTTTCGCCGTTTGGTGCTTGAACTGTGAAAAAGCCGTCCCCTTGGATCGCTACATCTGTTGTAGAAGTTGTTGCTTTTAAACCACCTTGACTAAAATTTTGAACGATCTCATCAATTTGATTGCCAAAAGTGAATCCGCCGATATCTTGCTGACGATTTAACAATGGTCCATCTAAATGGTTTGACATCACTTCTGATGCGCGTGTGCTTTGAATGATTTCTTGTGATTTATATCCAGCAGTATTGATATTAGCTACATTTGCACTAATATTTTCTTGCTTTTTTTGCAAAATGTTAAAGCTATTGTTGAGCGTTGTTAAACTTCTAATCATCGTATTCTCTCCTCATCGATTCTTTTAATTTCAAAATCGTTTTGCCATGTATCTGTGAAACTCTAGGAACCGAAATATCAAAGATATACGCAATTTCTTTAAGTGACAACTCTTCAACATAATACAAATTCAAAATCGTTTGCTCTCTCTTATCCAATTTGGTCACATTTTTAGTCAGCAGTTGTTGACGTTCCTTATCCAACAAGACATCTTCAGAACCTGTTTCACTTTTGTCTTCTAAGAAATCCATCAATTCGATTGAATTGCCATCATCGCTAAACATCACTTTTTCTAATGATACCGAGGCCAAATTATGAACTGTTTCATGGATCTTTGCTAAAGCTTTTTCATCGATTTTCAATTCTGAACAAATTTCTTTCTCAGTTGGTGTACGCATGAACGATGCTTCTAATTTTTCTTTGGCACGATAATAGTCGTTCAGTTTTCCCATCCGGGTCCGCGATACCGGAGCTGTTTTTCTGATTTCATCAATAATCGAACCCTTAATTCTAATATACGCATACCCTTCAAAAGGAACTTTTTTCGATTTATCGAATTTTTCCAGTGCATCCATTAGACCAATGACTCCTATATTATATAAGTCATCTCTGTCATACTGGCTTCGCTTAACATCTATTCGATTAACGATTTTTTCTACTAAGGGAAGGTATTTAATGATTTCCTTTTCCCTATCATTTTCGTAATACATTTATACCCCTCCCCCATTAAGAACTAGCACGAACTGACATGAAAAACAGTCACACTATCCCAATCCTTTCACCAGTCTACTTAGCTCTTATCTATCATCATCCATTGATCATACCCACTGTTTCAATTGGAATGTCATTCGGTACTTCGTTCAATGACACAACTGCTAAATCAGGAAAATTATACGAAATCAGATTTTTCATTGCTGGTCTTACTTTTGGTGAAGCCAATAAAACATGCGGGATCCCTCTTGCCGAAAGCTGATTGTGAATAGCTGTGATACTGTCAAAAATTTTCGTAACCGTTTCGGGCTGCAAAATCGGGATCGATCCAGCAGAAGATTTTTGGATACTGCGTGTGATCTGCTCTTCCGTATCCGGCAGTATAGTCACGACTTGAAGAACATTTTGTTCATCTAAGTAAGGTTTAACGATCGTCCGTTTAAGCGATTGGCGCACATATTCGGTCAGCATTTCGATGTCTTTCGTTGTATTTCCATAGTCCGCTAACGTTTCTAAAATAGTCACCAAATCATTGATTGGGATACTTTCTTTCAATAAGTTTTGTAAGACTTTTTGGACTTCTCCCAAACGAAGGATATCTGGGATCAGTTCATCGATCACCACGCCATATTTATCTTTGATGCCTTCAAGCAATTGTTTGACTTCTTGTCTGCCTAGCAATTCATAACTAGATTTATAAATCGTCTCTTTTAGGTGAGTAACTAAAACGGTTATCGGATCGACTACTGTGTATCCCCTCAAATCGGCCGCTTCTCTATCGCCTTCGTTGACCCACATGGCGTCTAGGCCAAAAGCCGGTTCTTTTGTTGGGATACCATCGAAGTCAAACTCTGTTTCGCCTGGGTCCACGATCATATATTTATCTAAGTACAATTCGCCGCGAGCCACAACGTTACCTTTGATTTTGAGCACATAATCATTGGCTTTGAGCTGTAAGTTATCTCTGATGCGTATCGGACTCAATAAGATCCCCAATTCATGAGCACTTTGTTTACGAATCGTTGTGATATGACTCATTAAATTATTGTCTTGATTTTCATCGGTTATTGGGATCAAACCATAACCGATCTCGATGGAAATCGGATCCACTTGAAAAGAAGCCACTGATTCATCTGAGCTTTTTTCTTGTTTCGTCCGCTGCAAAGCTTTCGAACGCATTTCTTTAGCTTTTTGATTCGAGTTCTTTGATTTTTCATTTTCCATCAATAAGTACCCGGTCGCACCTGCCATCAATCCTAATACTAGAAAGGGAAACGTTGGAAAACCCGGCATAACTGAAAATGAAATCAAAATCACTGATAGTATCAGCATAACTTTTGGTGAATGGAATAATTCTTCCCCTATGGAACTACCAAAACCTTTGATACTTCCAGAGCGGGTAACTAAAATTCCCGATGCTACCGAGATCAATAATGAAGGAATTTGACTGACCAGTCCATCACCAATCGTTAACTGCCCGAATGTTGTCAAAGCTTCCATGACTTCCATGTCATTTTGCAGCGAATGGATCGCTACTCCGCCGATCAAGTTGATGATCGTGATGATCAGACCAGCAATAGCATCTCCTTTGACGAACTTACTTGCTCCATCCATTGCTCCGAAAAACTGGGTCTCTCTTTCAAGGTCTGACCGTCTTTTTTTAGCCTGTTCTTCGTTGATCAGCCCTGAGTTCATGTCCGCATCGATAGCCATTTGTTTACCTGGCATAGCATCGAGTGTAAACCTTGCTGAAACTTCAGAAACACGACTGGCCCCATTTGTTACGACCATCATTTGAATGATCACGATGATGATAAAGATGACTGCTCCAACGATGAAATTACTTCCGGTTACGACGTTAGCAAATGTTTCAATAACCGCTCCTGCTTTTCCTTCAGTTAAAATCAACCGTGTAGAAGAGATGTTCAGTGCTAACCGAAACATGGTAGTGATCAACAACATGGTTGGAAAAGTCGAGAATTCTAACACGTTTTTTGTAAACAGCGTCAGCAGCAATATGGTGATCGATAATGCTATGTTGATGATCAGCATAAAATCGAGTAGTCCAGCTGGTAATGGAATAATGATCATGCCCAGAATAGCCATGACCAAAAAAGCAACGATCACATCCAAAGAACCGGTTAGTTTTTCAATTTTCCCCCAAAAGGCAGTAGACATATTTTTGAACTCCTCATCTTAAAAAGCATTAAATCTTGTATTTGTTCATTTCTTCCGTTTGGTAAACCAATGCGAGTATTTCAGCAATAGCTTGGTAAAGATCCATTGGCACTGGCTGGCCGATTTCGACCGCCTTATACATAGCTCTAGCGACAGGTTTGTTTTCAATGATTGGAATATCGAGCGCTTTAGCCAGTTCTCTAATTTTTGCAGCTTGATGATCTGCCCCTTTAGCCACGATGATCGGTACTTCGTCTTTGCCTTTCTCATAACGAATCGCAATGGCTAAATGAGTCGGGTTTGTGATAATGGCCGTTGCCGTCTCCACATCGTGCAAGCCCCCTTTTGTCAACTGACGGTAGCGTTGTCTCCTTTGAGACTTGATCTGCGGGTCACCTTCAGCTTCCTTGTATTCATCTTTTAATTCTTGTTTGGACATCTTCAAATTTTTCCGGTAGTCATAAACTTGATAAATGTAATCGATCAAGCCTAATATAAGCAGCAACACACCTAATTGGGTTGCCAATTCCATGACAAGATCAGACATTAAAAAAAATAATTTTTCTGTCCCTACATTGCTGGAATTAAGGATCAAGTAAACCGATGTTTCAAGTGTTTTATAGGCCATCCAAAAGACTAAAGTTAACTTAGCAACATTTTTAAACAGTGTGAACACGGTCTTTTTACTGAACATATTCTTAAATCCACTGATTGGGTTTATTTTGCTTAGCTTGAATTTAATAGGTTCTATCGAAAATAAAAAGCCAGTCTGTACAATAGTGGATACAAATGCTGCGACGAATGCAATAACGAGGAACGGACCAGCCAACACCATTATAAATATGATCGACCTCATCCCAATATTTGCTAAATTATTTTCTAAGCCATCTACTGTCAATCCAGCCGATAAGTAATTTTGCAAATAGAGCAAACTATATTTCAATATGTAATTTCCTAAAAAGGTTGCTGCAAGGATAAAGACGATAAATGTCACAGCGGAAGTTAAATCTGGGCTCTTAGGAATCTCGCCTTTTTTTCTAGTGTCCCGCAGTTTTTTGGGACTGGCTTTTTCTGTTTTCCCATCTTTTTCCGCCATTCATTTTCACCTCGCCTTTTTTTACAATAACTGAATAAATTCATTCATGTATTTCACCATAAGTGGCAGCGTCGTTTGGATCGTTTCGATTAACGTTGGCAAGAATATCAGCATCAGAACAAAACTAGCCGCTATTTTTAAGGGCATTCCCAAAATCAATACATTGATTTGAGGAACCGAACGTGAGATCAACCCTAAGATAACTTCTGTCAATAAGGCCACGATTACCATTGGTGCTGCTATATTAAAAGCCAATTCAAAAATAATGCCAAGTAGCTTCATCATGCCTTCTACACCAAAATCACCTAATTCAGTACTGAAGATTGGCACGGATCGGAACGATTGTACCAAGCTTTTGATCACGACATGGTGGAGGTTGGTGATGTAGAATACACACATGGACAACCAATAATAAATCTTCCCATAATAAGAAACATTTATCCCCATGGTTGGATCATAAACAGCTCCCATTGAGAACCCAACTTGAAAATCTACAAAATTACCGGCAATCTCAATTGCAGAAAAAAAGAGTTTTGTAATAAATCCAATAGCCATCCCAAGCAAAACTTCTTTTAGGATCAAAATCGCAAAAAAGAGCGTATCCGCTACTTCATTCATGGCCGGTACGGCTGAATAAGCTGCAAGTGTGATCCCCATTGCTAAAGCGATTTTTGCTACATTGGGTAGACCTTTAATGGAGAATCCAGGACTTACAACTATAAAAGATGTCACCCGTATGAATATTAAAATGATGGTTTGCAATTGTATGGTCATGGTCGCTCACAGTTCCGCGATCATTTCGAAAATTTTCTGCGTGAACATAATAAGACTATTCATCATAAAATTTCCAAAAACAATCAATGAGACGATTACCGCTAAGATTTTAGGTACAAAACTCAACGTTTGTTCTTGAAGCTGTGTGGTTGCTTGGATGATACTAATAAATAGCCCCACCACTAGGGCAATGATCAACGTCGGACCTGCTACGATTATCATCACCATGAAGGCTTCTCTTATAATGTCTAAAACTTTTTCCATTGTCATTTTTTTACACCTCTACTGAAATCCTGTAACTAGCGATTCGACCACTAAATACCATCCATCGACTAAAACAAATAATAATAATTTAAATGGCAATGAAATCATCACCGGAGACAACATGAACATCCCCATCGACATCAGGATACTAGCCACGACAATATCAATGACTAAAAACGGAATAAAGATCAAGAATCCAATACTGAATGCTGTTCTCAATTCACTGATAATAAAAGCTGGGATGGCTATATTCAATGGCAAATCATCTATAACTGTTGGTTCGTCAGTTTCAGATATATCCAAAAACAATTGAATGTCTTCATCTCTTGTTTGTTTGTACATGAATTTTTTAATAGGTTGTGCGGCTGATTCAAATGCCTCTTGACCAGATATTTCTTCATTTATGTATGGCGTAATAGCATCCGTCATCACTTCAGTGTATACAGGTTGCATAATAAACAAAGATAGAAATAGTGCGATCCCTATTAACACCAAATTAGGCGGATTTTGTTGCGTCCCTAATGAACTTCTGACAAATGACAGCACAATAATAATGCGTGTGAAACTTGTCGTTAGTACTAGAAATGTTGGTGCGATACTCAATGCAGTTGTTAAAAGAAATAACTGAACGACTTGAGAGGTTTCTCCAGCGCCATTTTCAAATACCTTCGATAACCCGCTCAGGCTATCTGTTAGTTCAGCCGCCGAAGCGACTTTTGGAAAGAGAACGAAGCTAATTAAAAAGAGGGACAAGCCTAAAATCCATTTATTTTTCTTTTGCAACTTTATTTCCTCTTTTCATAGAAAGACTGATACCGGGACCGCAATGATTTAAAAGTCTGAACCAAAATCTGAACCAATTTCTTACCCATTTGTTGGTTATCTGATCTCGTAGGGAAATATGGTATCTTTTCTTCTATACTACTTGCGATTTTCTCTTTTTCTACTGCTGTCAGTTCTTTTAAGATTTCATTGCGAGTATCTGTAAAACTCATTAAGTAGTACGTATCTGCAATTTCTACAATACTCAATGCCGAACTTTTACTGGTTGGGGTTCTCTCAATCACTTTAATTACTTGGTTTTTTTTCGCCATAAACGTATTTAAGTACTTTAACCCATAATTTGCTGCCCATATGATAACAATTAATGCTACGACACTTTTCAATACATAAACCAGTCCAAGTCCCAATTTTCTATTTCTCCTTCTCGCTTCTTATTATTGCGTCACAATATTCGTGATAAAGATAGCATCCACAAGATCCTCATCCATTTTGACATTAACGGCCTCGATCAATTCTTGTTTGATCAATAACTTATTATCTTCTTCTTTAAAGACAGTATCTTCTGTTTTATTCCGCAAAACAGTAATAACTGAATCTCTAATTTGAGCCATATTTGCAGTCAATTTTTCCCCTGCACCTTCTTTTGAACTATGTAAAGAAAGTTCTATTTTTAAAAAGGTCTTTTTAATAGATGTACCAGAGTCTAAATTGATTAAAAATTCTTCTAAAGGAACCGTTGTTTCTACAATTTCTTCTTTAAATAAATCTGAAATGATTACCTGTGCCTTACCAGAAGTAAAACCATAACTAACGACTCCTATTATTACTATTGCAAAGAAAATACTAACAACCCATAACTTTTTTTTCTTTCCTTTAGTTCCTTTAGTCGTTTTACTTTTTTTTGTCGGTTTTGCTTTTTCAGATGCCATATGTATCTACTCCTCCTGATGCTCATAAACGAGTACAATGTTTACTCGTCTATTTCTCGCTCTATTTTCATCTGAATTATTTGGAACAGATGGGTGATACTCCCCATACCCCTTAGCTGATAATCTTGTTGGTGTAACGCTTCTCTCTTCACTTAAATACCGTAAGACGGATAAAGCTCTGCTTGTGGATAATTCCCAGTTGCTGCTAAAATTAGCATTGTTCATTGGAACATCGTCCGTATATCCTTCTATTACGACATCATTTTCGAATTGTTGGACCAACTCTCCTAAATTATTTAATGTATTTATTCCAGAATCAGCAATAATAGCACTTCCACTTCCAAATAAAATAGATTCTTGAATGTTTACATAAATCCCATCTTGATCGTATTTAACGCTTGCTTGAGCTGTCATATCTTTTGTTTCTAAAAATTGAACGACTTCGTCATACATCTTGATTAATTCTGGATCAACGGCATCTTCACTTGGTACTGCTATAATATCTTCGCTTGGCTCAGTTTCAGTATCGGTTACTGTATTTTCTTCGATTACGGACTCTCCACCATTAAAGGCTGATTGGATCGAATTAGACGCTTCATTAAATTTGTCTAAGCTTACACTTGACATAGAATAGAGCAGGATAAAGAATGTCAGCAATAACGACATCAAATCTGAAAAAGTCGTTATCCACCCTCCTCCGCCAGAGCTACTGCTATTGGTTTCTTTCTTTTTCCTTCTTCTAGCCATAATTTTGTTCCTCTTGTTGGAGCTTCGCTGCAGCTTTCAAGGTTTCTTCTTTATTTTCAAAAGGCAAATACCCTTTCAATTTTTGTTCGATCACACGTGGGTTTTCTCCAGCTTGTAAGGATAAGACACCTTCAATGATCATTTCACAACTTTTCATCTCTTCATTCGTTTGCATTTGCAAATTGCTTGCGATTGGAATAAACACCAGATTAGCTAAGAAGCTTCCATAAAAAGTTGTTATCAAAGCCGTTGCCATTCCTACACCAATCGTACTAGGGTCATTTAATTCTCCCAACATAATGACTAAACCAATCAGTGTACCGATCATTCCGAAAGCCGGAGCCATTTCGCCCCATTTTAAAAAGATGTCCTGGCCGATTCGGTGTCTTTTCTCAATATTTTCTGCTGTGATTTCCATGATGTCTCTGACGGTTTCTGGTTCTAGCCCATCAACAGCCATCTGTAGTCCGATTACCATTAATTCATTATCTTGTTCCTCAATATCTGCTTCAATCGCTAAAATTCCTTGGCTTCTTGCTTTTCTAGATAATGCCGCAAACGTTTCAATCAATTTAGCGTAATCAGGATTTGGATCAAGCAATAAGTTTTTTAAAATAGACGGCAATTTCTTGATCGATTTCAATGGAAAACTAATCAAAATCGCACTAAATGAACCGCCAAGCGTAATCACTAGAGAAGGCGCATTTAAAAAACTAGCAATATTTCCACTAGAAGTAATCGACCAAATAATCAACCCAATACCTAAAAATAAACCGACTATTGGTACAATATTTTTTTTCATAATTCTCCTTCTGAAAAACCGTTGACTATTTTTCTTCTGTACTGAATGATTTTTTCCACTATTTCTTTTTCGGTCTCGGCAACGCGTAAGCTTTTACCATCCGTCAATGTAATAATAGTGTCGAAAGAACGGTCTATTCGATAAATTAAATCGCAATTCAAATAAAATTCTTTTCCTGAAATAGTTGTTAAAGCAATCATACCTAAACCCCAATCTGCTTTCGTTTTCTTCATCAAGATAGAAGGCTTCTCGGACTTTCAGAAAAACCTCCTTACTAGAAATTAATTATCTTTTTAGATTGATCAATTCTTCTAACATCGTATCAGAGGTTGTAATACTTCTTGAGTTTGC
This genomic window contains:
- a CDS encoding sigma-70 family RNA polymerase sigma factor is translated as MYYENDREKEIIKYLPLVEKIVNRIDVKRSQYDRDDLYNIGVIGLMDALEKFDKSKKVPFEGYAYIRIKGSIIDEIRKTAPVSRTRMGKLNDYYRAKEKLEASFMRTPTEKEICSELKIDEKALAKIHETVHNLASVSLEKVMFSDDGNSIELMDFLEDKSETGSEDVLLDKERQQLLTKNVTKLDKREQTILNLYYVEELSLKEIAYIFDISVPRVSQIHGKTILKLKESMRREYDD
- a CDS encoding flagellar hook-basal body protein is translated as MSIPLSVSKSGMNAIQNQMDAVSNDIANINTTGYKSKNISFNELLLNDMNAEASYLSDTVQGSGIAIGSKSAVTSTNFAQGSLVSDSNDYHLAIAGEGFFGVIGENGEQYLTRDGAFQVNGDKSITNGNGDTLEIQATIPTNQWPEGDVSIAENGEVTIHSENGSTLVGTIPLFYPTRTNAMQPVGENKFSYDGTFGAGDGTIQQNYLEASNVDLASSITEMMLAQRSYSLNLKVAQGTDEMASVINQFKQ
- a CDS encoding flagellar hook-basal body protein encodes the protein MIRSLTTLNNSFNILQKKQENISANVANINTAGYKSQEIIQSTRASEVMSNHLDGPLLNRQQDIGGFTFGNQIDEIVQNFSQGGLKATTSTTDVAIQGDGFFTVQAPNGETSYTRNGNFNVNDTGELVTQEGYRVMGVSADGQSAPIQVNGADFAIDNRGNIAGTGNRLMITEFEDTASLTRAGDTLYTGQGGTTAQVGGTVVQQSYLETSNVETVDEITNLMQVSRAFEANQKALSAADETLRKAVNEVGKV
- a CDS encoding methyl-accepting chemotaxis protein translates to MENNIEEKNIASSKWNIKNWDLTKLKSALNFKSLKTKILLAFMTIILLVIVLATIMIVTISKTNNKTEQMIDEELTLLIANDQLTLSISQRIAAARGYILFGDGLYKNLFDQYTEKSQKYEKQVLALSTKKETQEVIDRSVDWEAMVLTDVFERYDSGDEAGAASYLRSSVEPYSNDLIKEFEKLSDIRMDSINAQAQSVTNLGKSSLMLTFIISVLVIILGITIALLTSNSITKPIKKVMERMQTIAYGDLTSEPLAITAKDETGQLAMAINQMQVMEKEVMEGIKRASEMLTNNSNELTQSANEVKSGSEQVAITMQELATGSETQATTASNLSVVMGNFTKKVQSTNKSGEKIKDSSMGVLSMTTQGKEYMEDSNRQMAKIDEIVLDAVFKMATLDNQTKEITNLVMIIQKIADQTNLLALNAAIEAARAGEHGRGFAVVADEVRKLAEQVAVSISDITGFVEKIQTESKRVSDSLQTGYTEVQEGTSQIKKTGDTFNQINASVTTMVKGIKDISDNLESIQVNSEIMNSSIEEIASVSEESAAGVEETSAASQEITSSMEEVAGNSEQLADLAKGLAEMVAEFKI
- the ftsE gene encoding cell division ATP-binding protein FtsE — its product is MIRMKNVVKSYSKGVKALRGVDLTIEDGEFVYLVGASGSGKSTLAKLLYREEAANKGQIEVCGQLLSKMKGKDIPKLRRQIGIVFQDFKLLLDRTVFENIAYALEVIGTEPEEIRPLVMQALRYVNLEDKANDKPTELSGGEQQRVSIARAIVNSPKLIIADEPTGNLDPKTALEIMRLFYRINQRGTTILMVTHNRSIVEKFRNRVVEIEQGKIIWDENRSDDVIQYDISLGEYVAV